In Symphalangus syndactylus isolate Jambi chromosome 15, NHGRI_mSymSyn1-v2.1_pri, whole genome shotgun sequence, the following are encoded in one genomic region:
- the LOC129463657 gene encoding LOW QUALITY PROTEIN: proteasome activator complex subunit 2-like (The sequence of the model RefSeq protein was modified relative to this genomic sequence to represent the inferred CDS: inserted 1 base in 1 codon; substituted 1 base at 1 genomic stop codon), with translation MAKPCGAHLSGEARKQVEVFRQNLFQETEEFLYRFLTQKIIYLNQLLREGSLNVADLTSLRAPLDIPIPDPPPKDDEMETDKQEKKEVPKCGFLPGNEKVLSLLALVKPEVWTLKEKFILVITWIXHLIPKXEDGNDFGVAIQEKVLERVNAVKTKVEAFQTTISKYFSEHGDAVAKASEETHVMDYWALVHEREGAAYGELRAMVLDLRAFYAELYHIINSNLEKTVNPKGDEKPSMYRTQD, from the exons ATGGCCAAGCCGTGTGGGGCGCACCTGAGTGGGGAAGCCCGCAAACAGGTGGAGGTCTTCAGGCAGAATCTTTTCCAGGAGACTGAGGAATTCCTCTACAGGTTCTTGACACAGAAAATCATATACCTGAATCAGCTCTTGCGAGAGGGCTCCCTCAATGTGGCTGACCTGACTTCCCTCCGGGCCCCACTGGACATCCCCATCCCAGACCCTCCACCCAAGGATGATGAGATGGAAACAGATaagcaggagaagaaagaagTCCCTAAGTGTGGATTTCTCCCTGGGAATGAGAAAGTCCTGTCCCTGCTTGCCCTGGTTAAGCCAGAAGTCTGGACTCTCAAAGAGAAATTCATTCTGGTGATCACATGGATCTAGCACTTAATCCCCA TTGAAGATGGAAATGATTTTGGGGTAGCAATCCAGGAGAAGGTGCTGGAGAGGGTGAATGCCGTCAAGACCAAAGTGGAAGCTTTCCAGACAACCATTTCCAAATACTTCTCAGAACATGGGGATGCTGTGGCCAAGGCCTCCGAGGAGACTCATGTAATGGATTACTGGGCCTTGGTGCATGAGCGAGAAGGGGCAGCCTATGGGGAGCTCAGGGCCATGGTACTGGACCTGAGGGCCTTCTATGCTGAGCTTTATCATATCATCAACAGCAACCTGGAGAAAACTGTCAACCCAAAGGGTGACGAGAAGCCATCTATGTACCGAACCCAGGactag